In Melospiza melodia melodia isolate bMelMel2 chromosome 11, bMelMel2.pri, whole genome shotgun sequence, the following proteins share a genomic window:
- the TMEM59 gene encoding transmembrane protein 59 isoform X1 — translation MAVRRGGLAVLLLLLPLFLVIQAGAASGQLPAGSSEAFDSVLGNTASCHRACQLTYPLHTYPKEEELYACQRGCRLFSICQFVDDGADLNRTKQECDSACTEAYSQSDEQYACHLGCQNQLPFAELRQEQLMSLMPRIHLLFPLTLVRSFWSDMMDSAQSFITSSWTFYLQADDGKIVIFQSKPEVQYVPQLDQDTGGDTKGALSLSKTASDGRAGSSHAFRGLFEERASDSFFKCLSINSSWILTTTLVLSVLVLLWICCATVATAVEQYVPSEKLSIYGDLEYMNEQKLNRYPPSALVLVRCKTEEHEEAGPLPTKVNLDQSAI, via the exons ATGGCGGTGCGGCGGGGAGGCCTCGccgtcctcctcctgctcctacCGCTGTTCTTGGTGATCCAGGCGGGGGCCGCCTCGGGACAGCTCCCCGCCGGCTCCTCCGAGGCCTTCGACTCCGTGCTGGGCAACACGGCATCGTGCCACCGCGCCTGCCAGCTGACCTACCCCCTGCACACCTACCCCAAG gaggaggagctgtaCGCCTGCCAGCGCGGCTGCCGACTCTTCTCCATCTGCCAGTTCGTGGACGACGGCGCCGACCTGAACCGCACCAAGCAGGAGTGTGACTCTG CCTGTACTGAAGCATACTCCCAATCTGATGAACAATATGCTTGCCATCTTGGATGCCAGAACCAGTTGCCATTTGCTGAGTTAAGGCAAGAGCAA TTAATGTCCCTGATGCCACGAATTCATCTCCTCTTTCCTCTGACACTGGTGAGATCATTCTGGAGTGACATGATGGACTCAGCTCAGAGCTTCATAACATCCTCATGGACTTTCTACCTTCAAGCAGATGATGGCAAAATTGTCATATTCCAG TCAAAGCCAGAAGTGCAGTATGTTCCACAGCTTGATCAGGACACTGGAGGAGATACAAAAGGAGCCTTGTCACTGAGTAAAACAGCCT CAGACGGACGCGCGGGCAGCTCGCACGCCTTCCGGGGGCTCTTCGAGGAGCGAGCCAGCGACAGCTTCTTCAAGTGTCTGTCCAT AAATTCCAGTTGGATTTTAACCACTACACTCGTCCTGTcagtgctggtgctgctctggatTTGTTGTGCAACTGTAGCTACAGCTGTAGAGCAGTATGTTCCATCTGAG AAGCTGAGCATCTATGGAGATTTGGAATACATGAATGAGCAAAAACTCAACAGATACCCACCCTCTGCACTTGTTCTGGTTAGATGCAAGACTGAGGAACATGAAGAAGCAGGACCTCTTCCTACAAAAGTCAATCTGGATCAATCTGCAATTTAA
- the TMEM59 gene encoding transmembrane protein 59 isoform X2 produces MAVRRGGLAVLLLLLPLFLVIQAGAASGQLPAGSSEAFDSVLGNTASCHRACQLTYPLHTYPKEEELYACQRGCRLFSICQFVDDGADLNRTKQECDSACTEAYSQSDEQYACHLGCQNQLPFAELRQEQLMSLMPRIHLLFPLTLVRSFWSDMMDSAQSFITSSWTFYLQADDGKIVIFQSKPEVQYVPQLDQDTGGDTKGALSLSKTAYGRAGSSHAFRGLFEERASDSFFKCLSINSSWILTTTLVLSVLVLLWICCATVATAVEQYVPSEKLSIYGDLEYMNEQKLNRYPPSALVLVRCKTEEHEEAGPLPTKVNLDQSAI; encoded by the exons ATGGCGGTGCGGCGGGGAGGCCTCGccgtcctcctcctgctcctacCGCTGTTCTTGGTGATCCAGGCGGGGGCCGCCTCGGGACAGCTCCCCGCCGGCTCCTCCGAGGCCTTCGACTCCGTGCTGGGCAACACGGCATCGTGCCACCGCGCCTGCCAGCTGACCTACCCCCTGCACACCTACCCCAAG gaggaggagctgtaCGCCTGCCAGCGCGGCTGCCGACTCTTCTCCATCTGCCAGTTCGTGGACGACGGCGCCGACCTGAACCGCACCAAGCAGGAGTGTGACTCTG CCTGTACTGAAGCATACTCCCAATCTGATGAACAATATGCTTGCCATCTTGGATGCCAGAACCAGTTGCCATTTGCTGAGTTAAGGCAAGAGCAA TTAATGTCCCTGATGCCACGAATTCATCTCCTCTTTCCTCTGACACTGGTGAGATCATTCTGGAGTGACATGATGGACTCAGCTCAGAGCTTCATAACATCCTCATGGACTTTCTACCTTCAAGCAGATGATGGCAAAATTGTCATATTCCAG TCAAAGCCAGAAGTGCAGTATGTTCCACAGCTTGATCAGGACACTGGAGGAGATACAAAAGGAGCCTTGTCACTGAGTAAAACAGCCT ACGGACGCGCGGGCAGCTCGCACGCCTTCCGGGGGCTCTTCGAGGAGCGAGCCAGCGACAGCTTCTTCAAGTGTCTGTCCAT AAATTCCAGTTGGATTTTAACCACTACACTCGTCCTGTcagtgctggtgctgctctggatTTGTTGTGCAACTGTAGCTACAGCTGTAGAGCAGTATGTTCCATCTGAG AAGCTGAGCATCTATGGAGATTTGGAATACATGAATGAGCAAAAACTCAACAGATACCCACCCTCTGCACTTGTTCTGGTTAGATGCAAGACTGAGGAACATGAAGAAGCAGGACCTCTTCCTACAAAAGTCAATCTGGATCAATCTGCAATTTAA